From Enterococcus wangshanyuanii, the proteins below share one genomic window:
- a CDS encoding ABC transporter ATP-binding protein, translated as MAYIDVINEYKRYHMGDTTIAANDGINFSVEKGEVAVILGPSGAGKSTVLNILGGMDSCDEGQIIIDGTDIAKYNEKQLTTYRRNDVGFVFQFYNLVPNLTTKENVELASQIVSDALDPEEVLKSVGLGGRLDNFPAQLSGGEQQRVTIARAIAKRPKLLLCDEPTGALDYETGKQILTILQETARNTGTTVIIITHNSAIAPMADRVIRINDAKVRSMTVNDEPKPVSEIEW; from the coding sequence ATATATTGACGTAATAAATGAATATAAACGATATCACATGGGAGATACGACGATCGCTGCAAATGACGGGATCAATTTTTCAGTAGAAAAAGGCGAAGTCGCGGTGATTTTAGGTCCCAGCGGAGCAGGAAAATCTACTGTACTTAATATTTTAGGGGGGATGGATTCTTGTGATGAAGGACAAATCATCATTGATGGGACAGATATCGCTAAATATAACGAAAAACAATTGACTACTTATCGTCGCAATGATGTAGGGTTTGTTTTCCAATTTTATAATTTAGTCCCTAATTTAACAACGAAAGAAAATGTAGAATTGGCTTCACAAATCGTGTCTGATGCTCTTGATCCTGAAGAAGTTTTGAAGTCAGTAGGTCTAGGCGGACGATTGGATAATTTTCCCGCACAATTATCAGGGGGAGAGCAACAAAGGGTAACGATTGCAAGGGCGATCGCCAAGCGTCCTAAATTATTGCTTTGCGATGAACCGACGGGTGCACTAGATTATGAGACAGGAAAACAAATTTTGACTATTTTACAGGAAACAGCTCGTAACACTGGAACAACAGTGATCATTATTACCCATAACTCTGCAATCGCACCAATGGCTGATCGGGTCATTCGAATCAATGATGCTAAAGTTCGTAGTATGACAGTCAATGATGAACCTAAACCAGTTTCAGAGATAGAATGGTAG